In Rhodothermales bacterium, the DNA window GCGTGCAGGTGCTCCACGACGGCCCCGTCGCGGCCTCGGCCGAGCAGACGCTCCGCATCGATGGGCGCGGGCTCGCGGGCGGCGTCTACGTCGTCCGGTTCGCAGGCGAGACGTTCACGGCGAGCCAGAAGGTGCTGCTCGTGAAGTAGCGGGCCGTACCCGACGGAAAGATTGAGGCCCCGACTGCGCGATGCGGTCGGGGCCTCAATCTTTCCGCTCTTCCGCCCCTAAACGTGCGCGTCGAGCCAGTCGGTGAGGTCGGTGAGGACGCGCTCGCGGCCGGGCTCGTTGTGGGTCTCATGGTAGAAGCCGTCGTAGAGCGTCAGCGTCTTGTCGTCGGCGGGGGCGCGGTCGTGGAGCAGGCGGCTGCCTTCGGGGTCGGTGACCTTGTCCGCCGTGCCGTGGTAGAGGTAGAGGGGGAGCGTGAAGGCGTCGGCGTGGGCCTGCACGTGGTCCGTCACGCGGAGGACTTCGGCTCCGACGCGCGGGCGGATGCCGCCGTGGTAGACGAGCGGGTCCTGTTCGTAGGCGCGGACCACGGCGGGGTCGCGGGAGAGGTCTGCGGTGTCGAGCTTCGTGGTCGGGAGCTTGGGGACGAAGCGGCTGAGCACGCCGGCCGCTTTCTGCAGGATCGGCGAGAGGTCGGCGGGAATCTTCAGCGCGGCGGAGGAGAGGACGAGCCCGGCGAGGCCGTCGGTCCCGCGCTCGGTGACGTAATAGGCCGCGATCGCGCCGCCGAGGGAGTGGCCGTAGAGGAAGAGCGGGAGGCGGGGCGCGTCGGCGTGGACGTAGTCGAGGAAGAGCGCGAGGTCGTCGGTGTACTCGTCGAACGACTCGACGTAGACGCGGGGCTCGCCCTCGGAGCGGCCGTGGCCGCGGAGGTCGAAGGCGTGGACGGCGTAGCCGTGGAGCAGGAGGTGGGTGGCGACGTGGGCGTAGCGCCCGCTATGCTCGGCGATGCCGTGGACGAGCGCGACGACCGCTTTCGGCCGCCCGCTCGGCGTCCATCGTCGGGTGGCGAGGGTGAGGCCGTC includes these proteins:
- a CDS encoding lysophospholipase; the protein is MQHDASTLTTDDGLTLATRRWTPSGRPKAVVALVHGIAEHSGRYAHVATHLLLHGYAVHAFDLRGHGRSEGEPRVYVESFDEYTDDLALFLDYVHADAPRLPLFLYGHSLGGAIAAYYVTERGTDGLAGLVLSSAALKIPADLSPILQKAAGVLSRFVPKLPTTKLDTADLSRDPAVVRAYEQDPLVYHGGIRPRVGAEVLRVTDHVQAHADAFTLPLYLYHGTADKVTDPEGSRLLHDRAPADDKTLTLYDGFYHETHNEPGRERVLTDLTDWLDAHV